In Fragaria vesca subsp. vesca linkage group LG5, FraVesHawaii_1.0, whole genome shotgun sequence, the genomic stretch ATAATTAACTTACCATGAATAGCGGCTGCAAGGTTGCCATTAGGCACATAGTCATATATCAGCAGCTTTTCATCAACAGACCAATAATAAGCCCTTAGTGTCACGATATTAGGATGCCTTAGCTTTCCAATTGCTTCAACTTCTGTCTGAAATTCCTTGAATCTCTGAGAGCCCCCTTCACCCAATCTCCTCACTGCTAAAGTAAGTCCTTCTTCAAGCACAACTTTGTAAACAATGCCAATTCCACTCTTTCCAAGAACAAAAGCAGAAGCCTTAAGAAGCTCATCCAGATCAAATGCCACTTGTGTGTCCAATGCCACCAGATCATATTGCTCCATAGTTTCAGATAAAGTCTCTGACTCATCTTTCCTGAAGCACAAGCACTCTTTCCTCCCCTTGCCACCCTTTGCGACCCCATAACCATTTTCATCCTTAACCTTGCTACAAGAACAAATCCTCGAATAGCAATATGAGAAAAGCAGCCCAACAAGGCAAATACCAATCACGTCACTGACTACAATTGCAATCACAGCTGTCTTACTTAACCCTTTTGATTTGTCACCAGCATTATCATCAGAATCCTGAGGAGGGAAGTTGTCCGGCAAGTATGGAAAGGATGGTGCACTTGCACCAGGAGTATCTGAAGAACAAGGGTTCTTCAATGGAGGGCCACAAAGACCAGGATTCCCAATAAAGGCAGTTGGTCCTCTGTTCATTAGAGCACCATTTTGGGGTATAGGACCGCTTAAATTGTTGTAAGTGAGATCAATGTAAACCTTCTCAGGAAGGTTTCCAAGGCTAGCTGGGATTATACCAGAAAACTGATTATGAGACAAATCAACAGTGCCTTGCAAGCTGGACAAATTTCCCAAATCACTAGGAATTGAGCCATTGAACTTGTTAAAAGAAAGATCAAGCTTTTCCAGAGACACCAAGCCAATCCCAAACCCATCTGGCAGAGAACCAGTGAAATTATTCTGACTAAGATCCACAGTTCTGAGTCTCTTGCATTGTACAATTGCAGAAGGTATTGACCCATTGAAGAAATTTTGTGACAAATCCAAGTTTTGCAAGTACTTGAGCTCCCCAATAACATTAGGCACAGACCCAGAAAAGGAATTTCCATAAAGAACCAAACTTTGTAACCCTAAAGCCTCAAAAAGCTCAACGGGCAAGCTCCCATAGAGCTTATTGTTCCTTAGATTGACATGTCTGAGTTCAGAGAGTGACCCCATGGCAGAAGGAAGAAGCCCAAAAAGCTTCTTCTTTGGAATGCTAAGGGACACAACTCTTTGCTCCTTGCATGTAATCCCATTCCATGTACAAGGATTTGCATCAGAAGAGTTCCAATTACTCAAAGACCCTTCTGGGTCCTGAGTGATTGACTGCTTGAATGACAGAAGGGCTTGGCCTTCTTCATTCAAAGCACCCACTAGACTATCAGAGTTAAAGAAAAGCACAAGCACCAAAACAAAACACAACATGGTCTGAACTCTAAACTACAAAGCTGTAGAGTTGAAACTTGAAAGGGTTTACCTTTTGTGAACCAGAAAACCAGTGAAGGTTGTGGAGAAAGCTGAGAAGGACTAATGGAGGTGAGAAAACACAGTGAAAAGAGTAGGAAAAGAAGTGTGAAAGCTTTGAGAGTGATGGAGATGAGGAGAGCGTTTGCAGAACGCTAAGGCTCAACAAGCAAGAAAGACATTGGGAAAGTAGTGAAGAAAACACAAAAGAAAATGGCAAAAGAGAAGGTTGGAGTGGGAATCCAGAGTATTGTCACCATTCTCCATTCCCACCACTCCCACACCATGCAATTTATCGCGATATTTACAGGGAGATAATGCTTGGGGCAACATATTTCCATTTACCTCTCTAATGAACCCTCCTACCATTTTTCTATTTTCACTAGCCATGAAAAGCATCTAGTTATCATCATACAAGTAGCCAGTACACCAAATTTTTCTGGGGTTTGTATGACTACAAGTACAAAGTATGAGAAGAACTGAAGAACACACAACAATAAGGTACTAACGGCATTTATGTAATATTTTGAAAAAAAAAAACTTAATCCAGAGAGTCGTGTGATATAGAACAGATGACGATAGAGACTGAAGAGCAGATTGATCGAAATAGGTCCAAACCCGGTTTACTCCAGATTTGGCGCTCCGTGCTCGAATAACTATTAAAATACATTTCTGGAAACGGAACGGCCTAACGAACCAAACTTGTCGCTTCGCCATGACGTATAGGCTTTTTAAGTCATCTGAGTCCGTTTAGGCCTTCAAAATGCAGATTTACTTGTTTTCAGTAATTATTTTTAATAGTTTGTTTTGGATTTGGTTTTCTTTTAATCCATGGGCTTTTAGGCTTTGATGTTAGTTGCCCTAGGGTTTATTTTCCTATATAAGGAGTTTTTATCAGTTGTAGTCGTCAGCTTTGATATTAATAAAAAACCTTGAGTTTATCTCAATTCTTTGGTAGATTTCAGAATTCCTCTTGTGGATTCGAGAAAACCAGACTTGTGGATTGAAGTCGCCGTTGGTAGATTCCAACATTATAGTTCCGCTGTTATCATTGTGAAACTAGTTTATTGTAACAATATATTTTCTCTGCTAGAAATGAAGCTTAGTTTAACAAATTTCATATGCGACTTTAATATTTTAAAATATTATATAAATTGGGTAACGATTTAAAATAAAACTTAAGAGAAAGAAAAACCAAGACCAACAAATACATATTAAGAGAAATAGAGAGTGATGATTGTCTCGCACTGGTTACAAACCGTTAGAGGGAACATAAAATGATTATGGTCACTAAGCTCCCCTAACAGTGACCATATTAAATTCATTGGAAACACAACGCCAACCCAACGTACAGGTTTCTAAAACTAGATTAAACTAATTGCTCCCTAATCTCCATGCAAAGCTTAGCTTAGCTCCAACACTTGGGACGAGAAATGAGAATATGATCGGACAGTGAGAAATAGGCGATAAATTGACATGTGAATAGTGCGTAGGTAGAGACTAGAGAGAGACTAAGAATAGCCGTTTGTCAGTGGTGGCCTCCACTTGGCCTAGACTTTTATGCTAATAGACCCCGTCACTGCTGTGTAGGTAGGTCGTGGTCAGTGAGGGGCCTTCGTTATACTTTTTATGGAAACTAGAGAATGTAAGTGAGAGTTTTAGTTCTCTGAGGGGTTTAACTGCAAATTATCACAATTAAAGGTGCTTTAAAGACAACATTCCTCACTTTGGAGTTTGGAGTGCTATGTTTTCTTTGTGCAGTGTACAACCAGGCTGTCCCAACTTTTATTTTCATCTCGGGTAAAAAAATCTAGGTAAACAGTGAACAAATCTGTGTTTCCTATTGTGTGTTGACGCGTTGAACAAACAACCGTGAGGGCAAGTGCGATGAAAACTCTATAGTGCTCAATGTTCTAAAAAAACGCTAGGCGCTAGTTGGGCGCTAGTTGGGCGGACATCTAGTAACTAGTGCCTAGGCGAATTAATCGGGGATTAATCGATTTTCTAGCTCTCTAGACGGAAATGGTGAAACACCGTTTAAGTGGGGATTAATCGGCTATAGGCGGGGATTTTTAGAACAATGATAGTGCTATAATTGTACTTAAATTGAGACTTAATTAATCACTATATGAGTGTATGCAATGTGTCTTCCACAATGAACTAATGCGACGACTTTACTTGAAAGTGGAAAAATGAGAACCGTAAAACTATGCGGGGAGTGAAAGCTTTTATTTTGAAGTGCTCTGTTTTCTATGTGCATAGTGTACAAGACCAGGTTGTCCCAACTTTTATTTTCATCTTTGGTTAAATATCTTGGTACACAATGAAGAAATTGTGTTGACACGTGGATTAATCGTGAGTGCAAGTGCGACGAAAACTCTATAGTGCTTTTATCATACTGAAATCGAGACTTACTGAATAAATCACCACATGTATGTAAGACGGGTATTACACAATAAAATAATGCAATGACTCTATAAAACTTAAAAAGTGTAAAATGAGAACTGTAAAAATAAGCGGGGCGTGAAAGCTCTGCAGCTTTACGTGCTTTCAAAGTGGTCCATTTGGCCAGGTCTGTGGTACTTTCTCATATTACTCACAGAAAGACAGCAACTCAAACCCAACCCAACCCCACTTGATTGTGTATTTGTCCAAATTCCAAACAGAATGTATCCATGGAAGTGATGGAACCAGAAATGTTCTTACCTAACATTTTTCATCTCTTACAGTCTCTTCTAACATCAAAGATTCAAAGTGTTTTTTTTTTTTTTTTNNNNNNNNNNNNNNNNNNNNAAAGTATTACTAAAGTTGTTTTTTTTTTTTTTTTGATGAAATATCAAAGTAATTCATATCTAAGTTGATCATAAAATTTTTGGTAACTGGATCTGGATGAATGTGAAAACAATGTTCCCTTCCGGTTAAGGCCCATATATCGGGAGCCCGTTATGACCATCTGGGCCTTGGGCTCGAATCAGCAAAGAGAATCAGAAACAAAACGACGCCGTTTGTCCTCCACCACCGTGAATGAAACCAAACGGATGATACAGAAGAAGAGCCAAAGAAGAAGAAAATGACAGAGACTTGTTGTACGAGTGCGATGAACATTGGAATCCGAGCACTAGTCGAAGCCATCCA encodes the following:
- the LOC101304771 gene encoding probable inactive leucine-rich repeat receptor-like protein kinase At1g66830-like, whose product is MLCFVLVLVLFFNSDSLVGALNEEGQALLSFKQSITQDPEGSLSNWNSSDANPCTWNGITCKEQRVVSLSIPKKKLFGLLPSAMGSLSELRHVNLRNNKLYGSLPVELFEALGLQSLVLYGNSFSGSVPNVIGELKYLQNLDLSQNFFNGSIPSAIVQCKRLRTVDLSQNNFTGSLPDGFGIGLVSLEKLDLSFNKFNGSIPSDLGNLSSLQGTVDLSHNQFSGIIPASLGNLPEKVYIDLTYNNLSGPIPQNGALMNRGPTAFIGNPGLCGPPLKNPCSSDTPGASAPSFPYLPDNFPPQDSDDNAGDKSKGLSKTAVIAIVVSDVIGICLVGLLFSYCYSRICSCSKVKDENGYGVAKGGKGRKECLCFRKDESETLSETMEQYDLVALDTQVAFDLDELLKASAFVLGKSGIGIVYKVVLEEGLTLAVRRLGEGGSQRFKEFQTEVEAIGKLRHPNIVTLRAYYWSVDEKLLIYDYVPNGNLAAAIHGKPGILSFTPLSWSVRLQIMKGIAKGLVYLHEFSPKKYVHGDLKPSNILLGQNMEPQISDFGLGRLANIAGGTPTLESNRMGTIDKPQERHQKSASTESAVVCSSSNLGSCYQAPEALKVVKPSQKWDVYSYGVILLEMITGRLPIVQVGSSEMDLVHWIQLCIDDKKPLLDVLDPHLMQDVEMEEEIIAVLKIAMACVHSSPERRPIMRHVSEALDRLATPAA